One genomic segment of Chloroflexota bacterium includes these proteins:
- the ychF gene encoding redox-regulated ATPase YchF has product MSLQIGIVGLPNVGKSTLFNALTGAGAAVAGYPFTTIDPNVGVVPVPDERLTQLAALIDPEKVVPATVEFVDIAGLVAGASQGAGLGNQFLGHIRNVDAVAMVVRAFQDPDVPHVSEELHPLADIATLDTELLLADLATIERRLEKIAVQSKANPREVAAETEVLQRAQAHADEGNLLSSLVLDEVELALMGSLDLLTAKPRLYVINVGEDDLPAGGSLADAVRARAVAEGAQVVVLCADLEAALYDWPADEAQEYRRDLGLNEPGLHSLIRAGFRLLDLITFFTATGGKVLHAWELGQGSTVYEAAGKIHTDMQRGFIRSEVVPQPQLIAAGSFHHAREQGHLRLEGRDYVVQDGDVIHIRFAV; this is encoded by the coding sequence ATGTCCCTTCAAATCGGAATCGTCGGCCTGCCCAATGTCGGGAAATCCACCCTCTTCAACGCCCTGACCGGAGCTGGCGCCGCGGTGGCCGGCTATCCCTTCACTACCATCGATCCCAATGTGGGCGTGGTTCCGGTGCCCGACGAACGCTTAACCCAACTGGCGGCACTGATCGATCCGGAGAAGGTGGTGCCGGCCACGGTTGAGTTTGTCGATATCGCCGGCCTGGTCGCCGGGGCCAGCCAGGGCGCCGGCCTGGGCAACCAGTTTCTTGGACACATTCGCAACGTTGATGCCGTCGCCATGGTGGTGCGCGCCTTCCAGGACCCCGATGTACCTCACGTGAGCGAGGAGTTGCATCCCCTGGCCGATATAGCCACGCTGGATACCGAACTGCTATTGGCCGATCTAGCAACCATCGAACGGCGCCTGGAAAAGATCGCCGTGCAGTCCAAGGCCAATCCGCGGGAGGTCGCGGCCGAGACCGAAGTGCTGCAACGCGCGCAGGCACACGCGGACGAGGGGAATCTGCTCTCTTCCCTTGTGCTCGACGAAGTAGAGCTGGCGCTGATGGGTTCCCTCGATCTGCTCACGGCCAAGCCCCGGCTGTATGTTATCAACGTGGGCGAGGATGACCTGCCCGCTGGCGGCTCGCTGGCGGATGCCGTTCGTGCCAGGGCTGTTGCTGAGGGCGCACAGGTCGTGGTGCTGTGCGCCGATTTGGAAGCTGCTCTTTATGACTGGCCGGCCGACGAGGCACAGGAATACCGGCGCGACCTGGGTTTGAACGAGCCCGGTTTACATTCCCTGATCCGGGCGGGATTCCGATTGCTCGACCTGATCACCTTTTTCACTGCGACCGGCGGCAAGGTCCTTCACGCCTGGGAACTGGGGCAGGGAAGCACCGTATATGAGGCGGCGGGCAAGATCCACACTGACATGCAACGGGGGTTCATTCGCTCCGAGGTTGTGCCACAACCCCAGTTGATCGCCGCCGGTAGCTTCCACCACGCGCGGGAACAAGGGCATCTGCGCCTGGAAGGCAGAGACTACGTCGTTCAGGATGGGGATGTCATTCATATCCGTTTCGCTGTGTAG
- the rpsF gene encoding 30S ribosomal protein S6, with protein MNTYELMYIVHPEADEDAVTGISEQVASWVSAEGGEVLKSNVWGKRKLAYAIDKQTEGTYVVADLQLPVSGLPEFERNLKLHEQILRHLIVRPGN; from the coding sequence GTGAATACCTATGAGTTGATGTATATTGTTCACCCTGAGGCAGACGAGGACGCAGTGACCGGAATCTCCGAGCAAGTTGCGTCGTGGGTCAGTGCCGAGGGCGGCGAGGTGCTCAAGAGCAACGTCTGGGGCAAACGCAAGCTGGCTTACGCCATCGACAAGCAAACGGAAGGTACTTATGTGGTTGCCGATCTGCAGCTGCCCGTTTCGGGCCTGCCCGAATTCGAACGTAATCTCAAATTGCATGAGCAGATCTTGCGCCATTTGATCGT